The Nitrogeniibacter aestuarii genome has a window encoding:
- a CDS encoding ATP-dependent DNA helicase: MTLDDVFAPDGALAETVNGFSPRIQQREMAERIEAAIKSNGVLIAEAGTGTGKTFAYLVPALMSGGKVLISTGTKTLQDQLYRRDLPTVRKALKLPLTTALLKGRSNYVCHYHLARNASEGRFRSPQEVDHLRKIVRFAETTGTGDKADCTDVPEDSTAWMSATSNRDNCLGQECPNVKECFILQARRNAMEADVVVVNHHLFFADVVLRDEGMGELLPSCNTVIFDEAHQLPETATMFFGESVSSAQVIELARDTRTETLAGAADCRDLVEATRKLEKVARDWRLSIPGENLRIGMEQLERYPEFPKALEELGNELRRFGKILATQAERSEGLANCLKRMDELVLRLEAWSAPGDAQIVRWVEVFTQAILIHATPLQVGSLFVRQLQGHPRAWIFTSATLAVGPEFDHYMRELGLNFLENPPECAVWGSPFDYESRALLYAPSPMPDPNDPAYPDAVADVAYPLIEAAQGRTFVLCTSLRAMRRIHERLEDKMTRAGLDLPLLVQGEDSRSNLLARFRALGNAVLVASQSFWEGVDVPGDALSVVVIDKLPFAPPDDPVLSARIEHLRKAGVNPFMTYQLPRTVINMKQGAGRLIRTEQDKGVLVVCDPRMVDKPYGRRVWRSLPPMARTRVSDEVVAFLKTLPPTRQATEKESTPAD; the protein is encoded by the coding sequence ATGACGCTTGATGACGTTTTCGCGCCAGACGGCGCTCTGGCCGAGACGGTCAACGGTTTCTCTCCCCGCATTCAGCAAAGGGAGATGGCTGAACGGATCGAAGCGGCCATCAAAAGCAATGGCGTGCTCATCGCCGAAGCCGGTACCGGTACGGGCAAAACCTTTGCCTACCTGGTGCCCGCGCTCATGTCCGGTGGCAAGGTGCTCATTTCCACCGGGACCAAAACCCTGCAGGACCAGCTCTACCGGCGTGATCTGCCCACGGTGCGCAAGGCGCTGAAGCTGCCGTTGACCACGGCATTGCTCAAGGGCCGTTCCAACTACGTCTGTCATTACCACCTGGCGCGTAACGCAAGCGAGGGGCGCTTCCGTTCACCTCAGGAAGTGGACCATCTACGCAAGATCGTGCGCTTCGCCGAAACCACCGGCACGGGTGACAAGGCCGATTGCACGGATGTACCGGAGGACAGTACAGCCTGGATGTCGGCGACCTCGAATCGGGATAACTGCCTGGGGCAGGAATGCCCCAACGTGAAGGAATGCTTCATCCTGCAAGCGCGTCGCAACGCCATGGAGGCTGACGTGGTGGTGGTCAATCACCATCTGTTTTTTGCCGACGTCGTGCTGCGCGATGAGGGGATGGGCGAACTTCTGCCGTCATGCAACACCGTGATTTTCGATGAGGCACACCAGTTGCCGGAAACGGCGACCATGTTCTTCGGGGAGTCCGTCTCGAGTGCACAGGTCATCGAGCTTGCACGCGACACACGAACGGAAACGCTCGCGGGTGCCGCCGACTGCCGGGACTTGGTGGAGGCCACCCGCAAGCTGGAGAAAGTCGCTCGCGACTGGCGCCTGTCCATTCCGGGCGAGAACCTGCGTATCGGCATGGAGCAACTGGAGCGCTATCCCGAGTTCCCGAAAGCGCTGGAAGAGCTCGGCAATGAGCTGCGCCGCTTCGGAAAGATTCTCGCTACCCAGGCCGAGCGCTCCGAAGGTCTGGCCAACTGCCTGAAGCGCATGGACGAGTTGGTGCTGCGTCTCGAGGCCTGGTCGGCTCCGGGGGACGCCCAGATCGTACGATGGGTCGAGGTGTTCACCCAGGCGATCCTCATCCATGCGACGCCACTGCAAGTCGGGTCCCTGTTCGTTCGCCAGCTGCAAGGCCACCCCCGTGCCTGGATCTTTACTTCGGCGACGCTCGCGGTCGGCCCGGAATTCGATCACTACATGCGCGAGCTTGGCCTTAATTTCCTTGAGAATCCGCCCGAATGCGCTGTTTGGGGCAGCCCCTTCGACTATGAATCGCGGGCACTTCTGTATGCACCATCGCCCATGCCGGATCCGAATGATCCGGCATACCCGGACGCGGTCGCCGATGTGGCCTATCCGCTGATCGAGGCGGCCCAGGGGCGCACCTTCGTGTTGTGTACCTCGTTGCGCGCCATGCGCCGTATCCATGAACGCCTTGAAGACAAGATGACCCGCGCCGGCCTCGACCTGCCGCTGCTTGTCCAGGGTGAGGATTCGCGCAGCAACCTGCTGGCGCGCTTCCGGGCACTCGGCAATGCGGTACTGGTGGCCAGCCAGAGCTTCTGGGAAGGGGTTGATGTGCCTGGCGATGCCTTGTCGGTGGTGGTGATCGACAAGCTGCCCTTCGCTCCGCCCGATGATCCGGTCCTCTCTGCGCGGATCGAACATTTGCGCAAGGCCGGTGTCAATCCATTCATGACTTACCAGTTGCCACGCACCGTCATCAACATGAAGCAGGGCGCCGGCCGTCTCATCCGCACGGAGCAGGACAAGGGCGTGCTGGTGGTGTGCGACCCGCGAATGGTGGACAAACCCTATGGCCGCCGCGTCTGGCGCAGCCTGCCGCCCATGGCCCGCACACGGGTTTCGGATGAGGTTGTCGCCTTTCTGAAGACCCTGCCACCAACCCGTCAGGCCACCGAAAAAGAATCGACGCCGGCCGATTGA
- a CDS encoding M20 aminoacylase family protein, with product MKLIDAVMDQHADLTAVRRDIHQHPELAFEEHRTAELVAKRLEAAGIETHRGIGRTGVVGVIRNGNSKRSIGLRADMDALPMQERNEFAHHSRHEGRMHACGHDGHTTMLLGAAEYLARHRDFDGTVVFIFQPAEEGDGGGREMIEDGIFDRFPMQQVFGMHNWPGLPAGTFAVHAGPVMASADRFDVDISGHGAHAAMPHLGVDPVPAAAAMIQALQTVVSRVVDPLDAAVVSVTKMQAGEAYNVIPDRARLTGTVRAFSPDVQARVETTMQRICQGIGAAHGVNVNFQFRRGYPATINTAAEAAICADVARSVVGDAAVLTDQKSSMGAEDFAYFLQERPGAYVWIGNGPGEGGCMLHNPRYDFNDAVIPTGVTYWVRLVEKLLNGST from the coding sequence ATGAAGCTCATCGACGCCGTCATGGATCAGCACGCGGACCTCACAGCGGTTCGCCGAGACATTCACCAGCACCCTGAGCTGGCGTTTGAAGAACACCGTACCGCCGAACTCGTCGCCAAGCGACTCGAGGCCGCTGGCATCGAGACCCACCGCGGTATCGGCCGGACCGGCGTGGTGGGCGTGATCCGCAATGGCAATTCAAAGCGCAGCATCGGCCTGAGGGCCGACATGGATGCGTTGCCCATGCAGGAACGCAACGAATTCGCACACCACTCCCGGCACGAAGGTCGCATGCATGCGTGCGGCCATGACGGCCACACCACCATGCTGCTCGGTGCGGCCGAGTATCTGGCCAGACATCGCGACTTTGATGGCACCGTGGTGTTCATTTTTCAGCCAGCGGAAGAGGGCGACGGCGGCGGCCGGGAAATGATCGAAGACGGCATCTTCGACCGCTTTCCGATGCAGCAGGTCTTCGGCATGCACAACTGGCCGGGATTGCCCGCGGGGACATTTGCCGTGCACGCCGGGCCCGTGATGGCGTCTGCAGATCGATTCGATGTCGACATCAGTGGCCATGGTGCTCACGCCGCCATGCCACATCTCGGTGTCGATCCCGTGCCGGCCGCAGCCGCCATGATTCAGGCGCTGCAGACAGTGGTCAGCCGGGTGGTGGATCCGCTCGATGCCGCCGTTGTTTCCGTCACCAAGATGCAGGCAGGTGAAGCCTACAATGTCATTCCCGATCGGGCGCGGCTCACGGGCACCGTGCGCGCGTTCAGCCCCGATGTCCAGGCCCGCGTCGAGACCACCATGCAGCGTATCTGCCAGGGGATCGGGGCTGCTCATGGTGTCAATGTGAACTTCCAGTTCCGTCGCGGCTATCCGGCAACGATCAATACGGCGGCCGAAGCCGCGATCTGTGCTGATGTGGCGCGCTCGGTAGTGGGTGATGCGGCTGTGCTCACGGATCAGAAGTCAAGCATGGGCGCGGAGGATTTTGCCTACTTTCTGCAGGAGCGCCCGGGCGCCTACGTGTGGATCGGCAACGGGCCAGGCGAGGGCGGCTGCATGCTCCACAACCCCCGCTACGATTTCAACGATGCAGTCATCCCGACGGGCGTAACGTACTGGGTGCGGCTGGTGGAAAAGCTGCTCAACGGTTCAACGTGA
- the zapE gene encoding cell division protein ZapE, which yields MPHRVLNVPEHGMVDAYKALLAERGYKPDPAQEAAVKRLQVLYTDLLGFKVARQSFLKKYVFKPDQPKSVYFWGGVGRGKSFLMDCFFESVPYKRKRRVHFHAFMQEVQNDLKSLNHLPDPLQTVAERISEQTRLLCFDEFHVSDIADAMILGRLLEALFARGVIFVMTSNYPPDGLYPNGLQRINFLPTIKMLKERCDVIEVDYGTDYRLRTMEQLEKYLVPDDEIALKHLSDDFFTVAGFEGKPEEIEVLGRKLKTVRSAPGVIWFDFKELCGGPRSQNDYLELAREHHTLLLSGVPKMNAGMSNEARRFTWLIDVLYDHRVKLIMSAQVEAAELYTDGSFANEFVRTVSRLLEMRSSDYLAEAHRTE from the coding sequence ATGCCCCATCGAGTCCTCAACGTTCCTGAGCACGGCATGGTCGACGCCTACAAGGCGCTTTTGGCCGAACGTGGCTACAAGCCGGATCCGGCGCAGGAGGCGGCCGTCAAGCGCCTTCAGGTGCTGTACACCGATCTGCTCGGTTTCAAGGTTGCCCGTCAGAGTTTCCTGAAGAAATACGTCTTCAAGCCCGATCAGCCCAAAAGCGTGTATTTCTGGGGCGGTGTGGGTCGCGGCAAGAGCTTTTTGATGGACTGTTTCTTTGAATCCGTCCCCTACAAGCGCAAGCGTCGCGTCCACTTCCACGCATTCATGCAGGAAGTCCAGAACGACCTCAAGTCACTCAATCATCTGCCCGACCCGCTGCAGACCGTGGCGGAACGCATCTCGGAGCAGACGCGCCTGCTGTGCTTCGACGAGTTTCACGTTTCCGACATTGCCGATGCCATGATCCTCGGTCGGCTGCTCGAAGCGCTGTTCGCGCGCGGGGTCATTTTCGTGATGACCTCCAACTATCCGCCCGACGGCCTGTATCCGAACGGCTTGCAGCGCATCAACTTCCTGCCGACCATCAAGATGCTCAAGGAACGCTGTGACGTTATCGAGGTTGATTACGGCACCGATTACCGACTGCGCACCATGGAGCAGCTGGAAAAGTATCTGGTGCCGGACGATGAGATCGCGCTCAAGCATCTGTCGGACGATTTCTTCACGGTGGCCGGTTTCGAAGGCAAGCCCGAAGAGATCGAGGTGCTGGGTCGAAAGCTCAAAACCGTGCGCTCTGCACCCGGCGTGATCTGGTTCGATTTCAAGGAGCTGTGCGGCGGGCCGCGCTCGCAGAACGACTACCTCGAGCTGGCACGTGAGCACCATACCTTGCTGCTCTCCGGGGTGCCCAAAATGAACGCCGGCATGTCGAATGAAGCACGCCGCTTCACCTGGCTCATCGACGTGCTCTATGATCATCGCGTCAAACTGATCATGAGTGCGCAGGTGGAGGCCGCCGAGTTGTACACCGATGGCAGCTTTGCCAACGAATTTGTCCGTACGGTCAGCCGTTTGCTTGAAATGCGCTCATCGGACTATCTGGCCGAGGCGCACCGAACCGAATAA
- the lpdA gene encoding dihydrolipoyl dehydrogenase, with amino-acid sequence MANKEFDVVVIGGGPGGYVAAIRAAQLGFKAACAESNPYADPKGEPRLGGTCLNVGCIPSKALLHTSHLFEEAGHSFADQGIKVGKPSIDVPTMIGRKAKVVDQLTGGIKGLFKKNKVTMLPGHGSFVAKADGGWKLKVGDEEVLAKQVIVATGSKARHLDGMPVDNKLICDNIGALEIDAVPKKLGLIGSGVIGLEMGSVWRRLGAEVTILEAMDSFLAAADKDVAKEAQKVFTKQGLDIKLGVKVGKVTPAKNGKSVTVEYEDKDGAQKDTFDRLIVSVGRVPNTDGLNADAVGLKIDERGFVEVDDHCKTNLDGVWAVGDVVRGPMLAHKAMEEAVMVAELMAGQAGHCNFDTIPWVIYTSPEIAWVGKTEQQLKEEGTKYSVGKIPFMANGRALGMGDTTGFVKMLACEETDRVLGVHIIGANASELIAEAVVTMEFHGAAEDLARICHAHPTLSEAVHEAALAVDKRPLHF; translated from the coding sequence ATGGCGAACAAAGAATTTGACGTCGTGGTCATCGGCGGTGGCCCTGGCGGCTACGTGGCGGCGATTCGCGCGGCTCAACTGGGTTTCAAGGCGGCATGCGCCGAATCCAATCCGTATGCCGATCCAAAGGGCGAGCCTCGCCTGGGCGGTACCTGCCTGAACGTGGGCTGCATCCCGTCCAAGGCGCTGCTGCACACCTCGCACCTGTTTGAGGAAGCGGGCCACAGTTTTGCCGATCAGGGCATCAAGGTAGGCAAGCCGAGCATCGACGTACCGACCATGATCGGTCGCAAGGCCAAGGTTGTCGATCAACTGACCGGTGGGATCAAGGGTCTGTTCAAGAAGAACAAGGTCACCATGCTCCCGGGCCATGGCAGCTTCGTGGCCAAGGCTGACGGCGGGTGGAAACTCAAGGTCGGTGACGAGGAAGTCCTGGCCAAGCAGGTGATCGTGGCGACGGGTTCCAAGGCCCGTCACCTGGACGGTATGCCCGTCGACAACAAACTCATCTGCGACAACATCGGTGCGCTTGAGATCGACGCCGTGCCGAAGAAACTCGGTTTGATCGGCTCGGGGGTGATCGGCCTGGAGATGGGCTCGGTCTGGCGTCGTCTCGGTGCTGAAGTCACCATCCTCGAAGCGATGGACAGTTTCCTGGCCGCTGCTGACAAGGATGTCGCCAAGGAAGCCCAGAAAGTCTTCACCAAGCAAGGCCTGGACATCAAGCTTGGCGTCAAGGTGGGTAAAGTCACCCCAGCCAAGAACGGCAAGTCGGTCACTGTCGAGTACGAAGACAAGGACGGCGCACAGAAGGACACCTTTGATCGTCTCATCGTCTCGGTGGGTCGTGTGCCGAACACGGACGGTCTCAACGCCGACGCCGTGGGTCTGAAGATCGACGAACGTGGGTTTGTCGAGGTCGACGATCACTGCAAGACCAACCTGGACGGTGTCTGGGCGGTCGGCGATGTGGTGCGAGGCCCGATGCTGGCGCACAAGGCGATGGAAGAAGCCGTGATGGTCGCCGAACTGATGGCGGGCCAGGCGGGTCATTGCAACTTCGACACCATCCCCTGGGTGATCTACACCTCGCCTGAAATTGCCTGGGTCGGCAAGACCGAGCAGCAGCTCAAGGAAGAAGGTACCAAGTATAGCGTTGGCAAGATCCCGTTCATGGCCAATGGCCGCGCGCTGGGCATGGGCGACACCACCGGTTTCGTGAAGATGCTCGCTTGCGAGGAAACCGATCGGGTGCTCGGTGTCCACATCATTGGTGCAAACGCCTCCGAGCTGATCGCCGAAGCCGTGGTGACCATGGAGTTCCATGGTGCTGCCGAGGATCTGGCGCGCATCTGCCACGCGCACCCGACCCTGTCGGAAGCCGTGCACGAAGCCGCCCTGGCGGTCGACAAGCGCCCGCTGCACTTCTAA
- the odhB gene encoding 2-oxoglutarate dehydrogenase complex dihydrolipoyllysine-residue succinyltransferase codes for MLIEVKVPQLSESVSEATLVSWHKKAGEAVSRDENLIDIETDKVVLETPAPADGVLVEIIMGDGETVTSGDLIAKIDTEAKASAGEEKKHEPAPEVTPPPAAKASSGGSASPSARKILDEKGIAEGDVKGSGRGGRVTKADAMGAGKGSSAAAAPVQVADGERPEERVPMTRLRARIAERLLQSKNENAILTTFNEVNMGPVMALRAEYKDKFEKAHGVRLGFMGFFVKAAVAALKKFPILNASVDGNDIVYHGYFDIGIAVGSPRGLVVPIIRDADQMSIADIEKKIAEYGQKAKEGKISLEELTGGTFSISNGGVFGSMLSTPIINPPQSAILGIHATKDRPVVENGQIVIRPINYLAMSYDHRIIDGREAVLGLVTMKEALEDPARLLLDV; via the coding sequence ATGCTGATCGAAGTGAAAGTTCCGCAGCTGTCCGAGTCCGTGTCCGAAGCGACTCTGGTGAGCTGGCATAAAAAAGCAGGTGAAGCCGTTTCACGCGACGAAAACCTGATCGACATCGAGACCGACAAGGTCGTTCTCGAGACGCCGGCACCGGCGGATGGTGTTCTGGTCGAAATCATCATGGGCGATGGTGAGACCGTGACCAGTGGTGACCTGATCGCCAAGATCGACACCGAAGCAAAGGCCAGTGCCGGCGAGGAGAAGAAGCACGAGCCGGCACCGGAAGTGACGCCGCCGCCGGCCGCCAAGGCCTCCTCGGGTGGCTCTGCCAGCCCGTCCGCACGCAAGATCCTCGACGAGAAGGGCATTGCAGAAGGCGACGTCAAGGGTTCCGGCCGCGGCGGTCGCGTGACCAAGGCGGACGCCATGGGCGCAGGCAAGGGAAGCAGTGCCGCTGCTGCTCCGGTTCAGGTGGCTGATGGCGAGCGCCCGGAAGAGCGCGTGCCGATGACCCGCCTGCGCGCCCGTATTGCCGAGCGTCTGCTCCAGTCCAAGAATGAAAACGCCATCCTGACCACCTTCAACGAAGTCAACATGGGTCCGGTCATGGCGCTGCGTGCCGAGTACAAGGACAAGTTTGAGAAGGCTCACGGTGTGCGTCTGGGCTTCATGGGTTTCTTCGTCAAGGCCGCTGTGGCCGCCCTGAAGAAATTCCCGATCCTGAATGCCTCTGTCGATGGCAATGACATCGTCTATCACGGCTACTTCGACATCGGTATCGCCGTGGGTAGCCCGCGGGGTCTGGTGGTGCCGATCATTCGTGACGCAGACCAGATGTCGATCGCCGACATCGAGAAGAAGATTGCCGAGTACGGTCAGAAGGCAAAGGAAGGCAAGATCTCTCTCGAAGAGCTCACCGGCGGTACGTTCTCCATCTCCAACGGTGGCGTGTTCGGTTCCATGCTGTCCACCCCGATCATCAACCCGCCGCAGTCCGCGATCCTGGGCATTCACGCCACCAAGGACCGTCCGGTGGTCGAGAACGGCCAGATCGTGATCCGCCCGATCAACTACCTGGCCATGTCCTATGATCACCGCATCATCGACGGCCGCGAAGCCGTGCTGGGTCTGGTGACCATGAAGGAAGCACTCGAAGATCCGGCACGCCTGCTGCTGGACGTTTAA
- a CDS encoding 2-oxoglutarate dehydrogenase E1 component: MMKQLRGNSMLFGANAPFVEELYEAYLADPDSVADEWRTYFDGLKVGAAAAVRDVAHTPIINAFEQMAKRGPVRVVKGGEGNKRQVSTLQLINAYRFLGNRWANLDPLKRNERPHVAELEPSYYGFTEGDLNEQFNVGSFHAFSTEQASLREILEAVRQTYCGSIGSEYMYISDIGQKRWIQARLESIKGTPTYSAEQKKHILGRVTAAETLEKYLHTRYVGQKRFSLEGGDSTIVAMDELVNVAGSLGAQEIVIGMAHRGRLNVLVNTLGKSPSELFAEFEGKAEVDLTAGDVKYHKGFSSDVMTPGGPVHLTLAFNPSHLEIINPVVEGSVYARQVRRNDTDKTQVLPVLIHGDSAVAGQGVNQEMLNFSQTRGYGTGGTVHIVINNQIGFTTSDPRDYRSSLYCTDIFKMVEAPIFHVNGDDPEAVALVTALAVEFRNEFKKDVVIDLICYRKLGHNEQDEPMVTQPLMYRKVSQHPGTRKLYADRLVAEGVCAADEPEQMIQDYRDHLDKGELLANPSLSGHNRKFAVDWGPYLGKAYTDDCDTGVPASELKRLAERLTTLPEGFTLHSRVKKIINDRAAMGKGEQPIDWGMGENLAYASLLVQGFGVRLSGEDIGRGTFFHRHAVLHDQKRERWDEGAYVPLKHIQEGQGNMQVFDSVLSEEAVLAFEYGYATAEPDHLPVWEAQFGDFANGAQVVIDQFISSGEAKWGRLAGLTLLLPHGYEGQGPEHSSARLERYMQLCAENNMQVCVPSTPAQIFHLLRRQMVRQLRKPLVVITPKSLLRHKEAVSELDELAKGQFKTVIGEIDKLDDKKVKRVVLCSGKLYYELMAYRREQKIKDIAVVRIEQLYPFPAEKFTEELSRYPNLKEVVWCQEEPRNQGAWYWFASRQHLAKVMGGKQQLYLVSRPASASPAVGYYAKHNQQQKEVIENAFGPISE, translated from the coding sequence ATGATGAAACAACTGCGCGGCAATTCGATGCTTTTCGGTGCCAACGCACCGTTCGTTGAAGAGCTGTATGAAGCCTATCTCGCCGACCCCGACAGCGTGGCGGACGAATGGCGAACCTATTTCGACGGGCTGAAAGTCGGTGCCGCGGCAGCTGTCCGCGACGTCGCTCACACCCCGATCATCAATGCCTTCGAACAGATGGCCAAGCGCGGCCCGGTTCGTGTCGTCAAGGGCGGCGAGGGGAACAAGCGTCAGGTCAGCACGTTGCAGCTGATCAACGCTTATCGCTTTCTCGGTAACCGCTGGGCGAATCTCGATCCGCTCAAGCGCAACGAGCGCCCGCATGTTGCCGAGCTCGAGCCGTCCTACTACGGCTTCACCGAAGGCGACCTGAACGAGCAGTTCAACGTCGGCTCCTTTCACGCGTTTTCGACCGAGCAGGCGAGCCTGCGCGAGATTCTCGAAGCCGTGCGCCAGACCTACTGCGGTTCGATCGGCTCCGAGTACATGTACATCTCGGACATCGGTCAGAAGCGCTGGATCCAGGCCCGCCTCGAGAGCATCAAGGGAACCCCGACATATTCTGCCGAACAGAAAAAGCACATCCTCGGACGCGTCACCGCAGCCGAGACGCTCGAGAAGTACCTGCACACCCGGTACGTCGGCCAGAAGCGCTTTTCGCTTGAGGGTGGCGATTCCACCATTGTCGCGATGGACGAGCTGGTCAACGTGGCCGGTAGTCTCGGCGCGCAAGAAATCGTGATCGGCATGGCCCACCGTGGCCGTTTGAACGTGCTGGTCAATACCTTGGGCAAGTCGCCGTCCGAACTCTTTGCCGAGTTCGAAGGCAAGGCCGAAGTGGATCTGACCGCAGGTGACGTCAAGTACCACAAAGGCTTCTCGAGCGATGTGATGACCCCGGGTGGCCCGGTTCACCTCACCCTGGCGTTCAACCCGTCTCACCTGGAAATCATCAACCCGGTGGTTGAAGGTTCCGTATACGCCCGTCAGGTTCGACGCAACGACACCGACAAGACCCAAGTGCTGCCTGTGCTCATCCATGGTGATTCCGCCGTGGCTGGCCAGGGTGTGAACCAGGAGATGCTCAACTTCTCCCAGACCCGTGGCTATGGCACGGGTGGCACGGTGCACATCGTCATCAACAACCAGATCGGTTTCACCACCTCCGACCCACGTGATTATCGTTCGTCGCTGTATTGCACGGACATCTTCAAGATGGTCGAAGCGCCGATCTTCCACGTGAATGGTGATGATCCCGAGGCGGTTGCACTGGTGACCGCGCTTGCCGTCGAATTCCGCAACGAATTCAAGAAAGACGTGGTGATCGACCTGATCTGCTACCGCAAGCTCGGCCACAACGAGCAGGACGAGCCGATGGTCACCCAGCCGCTCATGTACCGAAAGGTCTCCCAGCATCCGGGCACTCGCAAGCTTTATGCGGACCGGCTTGTGGCCGAGGGTGTCTGCGCTGCAGACGAGCCCGAACAGATGATTCAGGACTACCGTGATCACCTCGACAAGGGTGAGTTGCTGGCAAATCCGTCGCTGTCGGGTCACAACCGAAAGTTCGCGGTGGACTGGGGTCCCTACCTGGGCAAGGCCTACACCGACGATTGCGATACCGGCGTGCCGGCGAGCGAACTGAAACGTCTTGCTGAGCGCCTGACGACTCTGCCCGAAGGCTTTACCCTGCATTCACGGGTCAAAAAGATCATCAACGATCGCGCCGCCATGGGTAAGGGCGAGCAGCCGATCGATTGGGGCATGGGTGAAAACCTCGCCTACGCTTCGCTGCTGGTTCAGGGTTTTGGTGTGCGCCTGTCAGGTGAAGACATCGGCCGTGGCACCTTCTTCCACCGTCACGCGGTGCTTCACGACCAGAAACGTGAGCGCTGGGACGAGGGCGCTTATGTGCCGCTCAAGCACATCCAGGAGGGCCAGGGCAACATGCAGGTCTTTGACTCGGTGCTGTCTGAAGAAGCCGTGCTTGCTTTCGAGTACGGCTATGCCACTGCCGAGCCGGATCATCTGCCCGTCTGGGAGGCCCAGTTCGGTGACTTCGCCAACGGCGCTCAGGTGGTGATCGATCAGTTCATCAGTTCCGGTGAAGCCAAGTGGGGCCGTCTTGCGGGTCTGACGCTGCTGCTGCCACATGGTTATGAAGGCCAGGGCCCGGAGCACTCGTCTGCGCGTCTCGAGCGTTACATGCAGTTGTGCGCCGAGAACAACATGCAGGTGTGCGTGCCGAGCACGCCGGCACAGATCTTCCACCTGCTGCGCCGTCAGATGGTGCGTCAGTTGCGCAAACCGCTCGTGGTCATCACGCCCAAGTCGCTGCTGCGCCACAAGGAAGCCGTGTCCGAACTCGACGAGCTTGCCAAGGGCCAGTTCAAGACCGTCATCGGCGAGATCGACAAGCTCGACGACAAGAAGGTCAAGCGTGTCGTGCTGTGCTCCGGCAAGCTGTATTACGAGCTGATGGCCTACCGGCGCGAGCAGAAGATCAAGGACATTGCTGTTGTCCGTATCGAACAACTCTATCCGTTCCCGGCAGAGAAGTTCACCGAGGAACTGAGCCGCTACCCGAATCTGAAGGAAGTGGTTTGGTGCCAGGAAGAGCCGCGTAACCAGGGTGCCTGGTACTGGTTCGCGTCGCGCCAGCATCTGGCCAAGGTGATGGGCGGCAAGCAACAACTGTATCTGGTGAGTCGTCCGGCATCTGCATCGCCGGCCGTCGGCTACTACGCCAAACACAACCAGCAGCAGAAAGAAGTCATCGAGAACGCCTTCGGGCCCATCTCCGAATAA